The Mus caroli chromosome 1, CAROLI_EIJ_v1.1, whole genome shotgun sequence genome has a window encoding:
- the Gpa33 gene encoding cell surface A33 antigen — protein sequence MLGKAGSVVWMLCAIWVAADALTVETTQDILRAARGRSVTLPCTYSTYVPDREGFIQWDKLLRSQTERVVTWNFVTKKYIYGNRYENRVRVSKDAELSNASITIDQLTMDDNGTYECSLSLMSDQDVTAKSRVRLLVLEDFKQMARNGVNLKPDSAGPPTKLRPVHQGPPTFKDNQINPKS from the exons tcTGGGTCGCGGCTGATGCTCTTACCGTGGAAACTACACAGGACATTCTCCGGGCTGCTCGAGGAAGGAGTGTCACCCTCCCCTGCACCTACAGCACTTACGTTCCAGACCGAGAGGGGTTCATTCAGTGGGATAAGCTTCTCAGAAGTCAGACG gAAAGAGTGGTCACCTGGAATTTTGTGACAAAGAAATACATCTATGGGAACCGTTATGAGAATCGAGTGAGAGTATCTAAAGATGCTGAGCTGTCAAATGCCTCTATCACCATCGACCAGCTGACCATGGACGACAATGGCACCTACGAGTGCTCCTTGTCACTGATGTCGGACCAGGATGTCACCGCCAAGTCTCGAGTCCGCCTCTTGGTCCTCG AGGATTTCAAACAAATGGCAAGAAACGGTGTAAATCTGAAACCTGATTCTGCTGGTCCTCCAACCAAACTCCGGCCCGTACATCAAGGACCACCTACTTTTAAAGATAATCAGATTAACCCGAAGAGTTAA